One segment of Nostoc piscinale CENA21 DNA contains the following:
- a CDS encoding DEAD/DEAH box helicase family protein encodes MARISKLTFDRGTLILHPPPRGKAWMDYATWDDRVEKFRIPAMRYRAVVEALQGEEVEFIDEAKEFYPIELVPSLEMEPYPHQSEALAAWKLAGRQGVVVLPTAAGKTYLAQMAMQATPRTTLIVVPTLDLMHQWYAHLVAAFPDAEVGLLGGGSRDKTAILVATYDSAAIHAESLGNKYALIIFDECHHLPTDFSKVIAEYAIAPYRLGLSATPERTDGKHADLNILIGREVYRKRAEDLAGKALAEHEIVQIKVKLSQIERERYNQLIQTRNDFLRQSKISLGSIQGWQMFVQMSARSQVGRRAMLAHREAKEIALGTDGKLRILADLLATHYPERVLIFTADNATVYKISQDLLIPAITHQTPVKERHEILTKFREGEYNTLVASHVLNEGVDVPAASVAIILSGTGSTREYIQRLGRVLRKGNVENKQAILYEVIAEDTSEEGTSARRRGEDYEPQRRKEREEKKEKKANLQVIYGTGQEKSLKAAEQLEIKYSTKNSEDVTNGVTKSSPKRRRNHSEKTED; translated from the coding sequence ATGGCTCGCATCTCCAAATTAACCTTCGATCGCGGTACATTAATTCTGCACCCACCACCACGCGGTAAAGCTTGGATGGATTATGCTACATGGGATGACCGCGTGGAAAAATTTCGCATTCCGGCGATGCGTTACCGGGCTGTGGTGGAAGCACTGCAAGGGGAAGAAGTAGAGTTTATTGATGAGGCGAAGGAATTTTATCCGATAGAGTTGGTTCCGAGTTTGGAAATGGAACCTTACCCGCACCAAAGTGAAGCTTTAGCAGCTTGGAAGTTGGCGGGAAGACAAGGGGTGGTAGTTTTACCAACGGCTGCGGGTAAAACTTATCTGGCGCAGATGGCGATGCAAGCAACACCCCGCACTACGTTAATTGTTGTCCCGACTTTGGATTTGATGCACCAGTGGTATGCACATTTAGTTGCGGCGTTCCCCGATGCGGAGGTGGGGTTGCTGGGTGGTGGTTCGCGGGATAAGACAGCGATATTAGTAGCAACTTACGACAGTGCGGCGATTCATGCTGAATCTTTGGGAAATAAATATGCTTTGATTATTTTTGATGAGTGCCATCATCTACCAACAGATTTTAGCAAGGTAATTGCCGAATATGCGATCGCACCTTATCGGTTAGGATTATCAGCCACACCAGAACGTACCGATGGGAAACATGCTGATTTAAATATTTTGATTGGTCGAGAGGTATATCGCAAACGCGCGGAAGATTTGGCGGGGAAAGCGTTAGCTGAACATGAAATTGTCCAAATTAAGGTGAAATTATCCCAAATTGAACGGGAAAGATACAATCAATTAATTCAAACTCGTAATGATTTTTTACGCCAATCTAAAATTTCTTTGGGTAGTATTCAAGGTTGGCAAATGTTTGTGCAGATGAGTGCGCGATCGCAAGTTGGTCGTAGAGCCATGTTAGCACACCGAGAAGCCAAAGAAATTGCTTTAGGAACTGATGGTAAGTTGCGAATTTTAGCTGATTTATTAGCAACACATTATCCTGAACGAGTGTTAATTTTCACGGCTGATAATGCAACGGTTTATAAAATTTCGCAAGACTTATTAATCCCAGCAATTACTCATCAAACTCCAGTCAAAGAACGCCATGAAATCTTAACTAAATTCCGCGAAGGTGAATATAATACTTTGGTGGCTTCTCATGTTTTGAATGAAGGTGTTGATGTTCCGGCGGCTTCTGTGGCAATTATTCTTTCGGGAACAGGTTCAACGCGGGAATATATTCAACGTTTGGGGAGGGTTTTACGTAAGGGAAATGTGGAGAATAAACAGGCGATTTTGTATGAGGTAATTGCGGAAGATACGAGTGAGGAAGGGACTTCGGCGCGGCGACGAGGGGAAGATTACGAACCGCAAAGACGCAAAGAACGCGAAGAGAAGAAAGAAAAGAAAGCAAATTTGCAGGTTATCTATGGGACTGGACAGGAAAAAAGTTTAAAGGCGGCGGAACAATTAGAGATAAAATATTCAACTAAAAATTCAGAAGATGTTACCAACGGAGTTACTAAGTCATCGCCTAAACGGAGAAGAAATCATTCCGAAAAGACTGAAGATTGA
- a CDS encoding sulfite exporter TauE/SafE family protein, with product MSNILVQMLLIGLAAGVAGGMFGIGGGAIMVPAMVLLVGLDQKFATGTSIAAQILPIGILGAAVYYRSGNINIKYAVMIALGLVVGNLFGALFANQPFISSETMKKLYGIFLLIIGGRYLFFR from the coding sequence ATGTCTAATATTCTTGTACAAATGCTGCTCATTGGTTTAGCGGCTGGTGTTGCTGGTGGGATGTTTGGTATCGGTGGTGGTGCAATTATGGTTCCCGCAATGGTACTACTAGTAGGGCTAGACCAAAAATTTGCCACAGGTACATCCATCGCCGCCCAAATCTTACCCATAGGTATTTTAGGCGCAGCAGTTTACTACCGTAGCGGTAACATTAACATCAAATATGCAGTCATGATTGCTCTTGGTTTAGTAGTAGGAAATCTCTTTGGTGCATTATTTGCCAACCAGCCATTCATTAGCAGTGAAACCATGAAGAAGCTGTATGGCATCTTTTTATTGATTATAGGTGGAAGATACTTGTTCTTCCGTTAA
- a CDS encoding HhoA/HhoB/HtrA family serine endopeptidase — protein sequence MQNQIPDGNNPLNSTSDAKYRKPAPWRKAAASLSLVLLGSGMTLAGGYLANHQSQVSQSASNLALSRVNAAPPIAAGTDPNFVTQVVQKVGPAVVRINSSRTVKSQIPEEFNDPFFRRFFGSQLPESQERVERGTGSGFIISGDGQILTNAHVVDGADTVTVILKDGRSFQGKVLGKDELTDVAVVKIQANNLPTVTVGNSDQLQPGEWAIAIGNPLGLDNTVTTGIISATGRSSNQIGASDKRVDFIQTDAAINPGNSGGPLLNARGEVIAMNTAIIQGAQGIGFAIPIATAQRIANQLISTGKVQHPYLGIQMIGLTPQLKQSINSDPNSGLSINEDKGVLVVKVMPNSPAAKAGLRAGDVIQKIEGSTVTEAESVQKAVDKSQIGADLRLELRRNGQTLNLSVRPGSFPTQVQ from the coding sequence ATGCAAAATCAAATACCAGACGGAAATAACCCATTAAATAGCACTTCAGATGCCAAATACCGTAAACCAGCACCTTGGAGAAAGGCGGCGGCTTCTCTATCATTGGTGTTGCTAGGTTCTGGTATGACCTTAGCAGGTGGTTATCTAGCGAACCATCAGTCACAGGTGTCGCAAAGTGCATCGAATTTGGCTTTGAGTCGGGTGAATGCAGCACCGCCAATTGCTGCGGGTACAGATCCTAATTTTGTGACTCAGGTAGTGCAGAAGGTAGGGCCAGCCGTGGTACGAATTAATTCTTCTCGCACCGTCAAAAGTCAAATACCAGAGGAATTTAACGACCCATTTTTCCGCCGCTTTTTTGGTTCACAACTACCAGAAAGCCAAGAAAGAGTAGAGCGTGGTACTGGTTCTGGGTTTATTATCAGTGGTGATGGTCAAATTCTCACCAATGCTCACGTTGTTGATGGTGCAGATACAGTGACAGTCATCCTCAAAGATGGGCGGAGTTTTCAAGGTAAGGTTTTAGGCAAAGACGAATTAACAGATGTTGCGGTTGTCAAAATACAAGCCAACAATTTGCCGACTGTTACCGTGGGTAACTCTGACCAACTGCAACCAGGAGAATGGGCGATCGCAATTGGTAATCCTTTAGGATTAGATAATACAGTCACCACAGGTATCATCAGCGCCACCGGACGCAGCAGCAACCAAATTGGCGCATCTGATAAGCGAGTAGATTTTATTCAAACTGATGCAGCAATTAATCCTGGGAACTCTGGCGGGCCATTACTCAATGCCCGTGGTGAAGTAATTGCCATGAATACAGCTATTATTCAAGGAGCGCAAGGTATAGGTTTTGCTATTCCCATTGCGACAGCACAACGTATTGCTAACCAATTAATTTCTACAGGTAAAGTCCAGCATCCTTATCTTGGCATTCAAATGATTGGGTTAACACCACAACTCAAACAAAGTATCAATTCTGACCCCAATAGTGGTTTGAGTATTAATGAAGATAAAGGTGTCTTAGTTGTGAAAGTTATGCCTAATTCACCCGCCGCCAAAGCTGGCTTACGTGCAGGTGATGTCATCCAAAAGATTGAAGGTAGCACTGTCACAGAAGCAGAGAGTGTCCAGAAAGCTGTTGATAAAAGCCAAATTGGTGCAGATTTGCGCTTAGAGTTACGCCGCAATGGACAAACCCTGAATTTATCTGTCCGTCCCGGTAGTTTCCCCACTCAAGTGCAATGA
- a CDS encoding type II toxin-antitoxin system HigB family toxin, with translation MHVISFKILREYAENHADSQETLNNWYKIASKAKWSNLVELQQVFPKAEAVGNFTVFNIKGNKYRLIVSIDYEGQLIYIKYILTHAEYDKDNWKNDPYF, from the coding sequence ATGCACGTTATTAGTTTTAAAATATTAAGAGAATATGCAGAAAATCACGCTGATTCTCAGGAAACTTTGAATAACTGGTATAAAATTGCTAGTAAAGCTAAATGGTCAAATTTGGTTGAATTACAGCAAGTTTTTCCGAAAGCTGAGGCTGTAGGTAATTTTACAGTTTTCAATATTAAAGGCAATAAATACCGCTTGATTGTTAGTATAGATTATGAAGGTCAATTAATTTATATTAAATATATCCTCACTCACGCAGAATACGATAAGGATAATTGGAAAAATGACCCTTACTTTTAA
- the patD gene encoding heterocyst frequency control protein PatD, producing the protein MSLNCEKYQALAKLLVQLRSDVTAGEFDKTQLRQRVADLQQLFQREIVPLATADSKELSYQTEISKQLRLLEIDITFFQGARQAATAKTRLQTMSDRLTTLIQYCHAILQQETPEVTED; encoded by the coding sequence ATGTCTTTAAATTGTGAGAAATATCAAGCACTAGCAAAGTTATTAGTGCAGTTACGTTCTGATGTTACTGCTGGGGAATTTGACAAAACCCAACTGCGACAGCGTGTTGCTGATTTGCAGCAGTTGTTTCAACGCGAGATTGTGCCTTTAGCGACAGCAGATTCCAAAGAACTCTCTTATCAAACGGAAATCAGTAAACAACTGCGCTTATTGGAAATTGATATCACATTTTTCCAGGGCGCACGGCAGGCTGCAACAGCAAAAACCAGACTCCAAACCATGAGCGATCGCCTCACTACTTTAATTCAATATTGCCATGCCATACTGCAACAAGAGACACCAGAAGTCACAGAAGATTAG
- a CDS encoding helix-turn-helix domain-containing protein, whose protein sequence is MTLTFNPEKYKELLTAYLPKLIKTEAENEEVLAIVEDLMHRERTPEENELYQLLITLIEKFEHEYYQPEQPHTPQSILLFLLEQSDKTKADLQAILDSENLVDNILNGNQKITPELAQKLGDFFHVEASLFVIV, encoded by the coding sequence ATGACCCTTACTTTTAATCCAGAAAAGTATAAAGAACTATTAACAGCGTATCTTCCTAAATTGATTAAGACTGAAGCAGAAAACGAAGAAGTATTAGCCATTGTTGAAGATTTAATGCACCGTGAACGAACTCCTGAAGAAAATGAACTCTATCAATTATTAATAACTTTAATTGAAAAATTTGAACATGAATATTATCAACCTGAGCAACCACATACGCCTCAGTCTATACTGTTATTTCTTTTAGAACAATCAGACAAAACCAAAGCGGATTTACAAGCTATTTTAGATTCAGAAAATTTGGTTGATAATATTTTAAACGGCAATCAAAAAATAACTCCAGAATTAGCGCAAAAACTGGGAGACTTTTTTCATGTGGAAGCAAGTTTATTTGTAATTGTCTGA
- a CDS encoding DUF6439 family protein, whose protein sequence is MESLNTQHSALSTQELAQALMERLTISPNDWHRLKSNRNSRASEQVAAALVYLLKNQPEEALPRLEQAVGWLDKSISAPPCPTHGHKDKKVN, encoded by the coding sequence ATGGAATCTCTTAATACTCAGCACTCAGCACTCAGCACTCAAGAACTAGCACAAGCCCTCATGGAAAGACTCACCATCTCTCCTAACGATTGGCATCGCCTCAAGTCTAACCGCAATTCTCGTGCTAGTGAACAAGTAGCAGCGGCGCTGGTATATCTCCTCAAAAATCAGCCAGAAGAAGCACTCCCCCGCTTAGAACAAGCTGTAGGTTGGTTAGATAAATCAATATCTGCACCTCCATGTCCGACACATGGACACAAGGACAAGAAGGTTAACTAG
- a CDS encoding type II toxin-antitoxin system VapC family toxin, translating to MSRKKTYIDSGVLITAFRGVESISIRANSILNEENREFVSSQFVKLEVLPKAIYNQQQDETDFYQTFFSAVSYWATDLEQITKDAHQLACIYGLAAMDALHVSAALWLKADELITTEKPTKPMHRVKAIQITSI from the coding sequence GTGAGTCGTAAGAAAACTTACATCGATTCTGGAGTTCTGATCACTGCTTTTAGGGGAGTTGAATCAATCAGTATTCGAGCAAATAGCATTCTTAATGAAGAAAATCGAGAATTTGTATCGAGTCAATTTGTCAAGTTAGAAGTACTCCCCAAAGCAATTTATAACCAACAGCAAGATGAAACAGACTTCTACCAAACATTCTTTAGTGCTGTTAGTTATTGGGCTACAGACTTGGAGCAAATCACAAAAGATGCTCATCAACTAGCCTGTATTTACGGTTTAGCGGCGATGGATGCACTTCATGTTTCTGCTGCTCTTTGGCTCAAAGCTGATGAACTAATTACTACTGAAAAGCCAACTAAACCGATGCACCGAGTTAAGGCTATCCAAATTACCTCGATTTGA
- a CDS encoding GUN4 domain-containing protein, which translates to MTQSPDNQPAWWESVQKILDNKLVGWGIPGIFVAIAADHAKNARWQEFVIFLGITFVVALIIRIGSKLLPYFDKFLDWLLATQIPKWWTATTDKFGAEYLATITAECQEYQGRGFSGEGLDLENVFVPLGFNCEQPVYNPQDLTVDEETELEKNSVFEQTEISRSIAAQKEPEIGSLLRGITNKKSAWRRLVILGAPGSGKTTLLRHITLLFALRKQSKLYRGLPQLIPVLLRLRDVAPIIVADSNASLAQVIAKAKKDESSKTQDWFNKQLKDGKCLVMLDGLDEIADDEHRKQVSIWVSQQLQSYNNKLPVILTSRPQAYNQAPLPNTPAYFVRSFTTEQRNEFVYKWYFNLEKRRNSGKVSEKQLRRNAESKKDELVRQINAVPSLRLMATNPLLLALIINTYKEKTSLSPTRIGLYKQVCDVLLQGRQSISGTTRYPLKPEQKQEALQALALEMTKCQVLQFTLDEKNQDSNIFLAKDFLQEELAQMVEGGQEFTPEVFIEKDDLGVRELLSDRKQEKLYEFTHRTFQEYLTAVELTKAEHEPDLLEVFAKDKKYLDWWRQTILFYAGQVKIDKLIDAALNKPTVENLTLAYECLQNKLRVSPEKEQELLSKVEQGLKSNDVEVFKLAASVQLQKRLNYLNEDCFLGSSETEEQPGVSITATDEKIWTLQKVDDTNITEAEYRLFLLEQNNSDTDLTLEINPSQLDFVQSNAFCAWLSEKTRERFGEAGICYERETSTNTFRLVRFRIPKQYHQLAYYLAAGKWREANKETVNIILHIANREKQGSLTLNNIRQFSCADIKIIDHLWVQYSSGRFGFSQQKNIYLDVGGRLQENRSTSQLGKFLAYTMKIIKLDKHTDYTLKDKEEYEIWCRLSDYVGWRDNKIVKNYSQLSFNISAPNGHLPFLGNLLPIVSSGGLGFVDIGYNIEALLLRLEICELHSNESLGWVKQSEAQQYQ; encoded by the coding sequence ATGACTCAAAGCCCAGATAATCAACCAGCTTGGTGGGAATCGGTACAAAAGATTTTAGACAACAAATTGGTTGGGTGGGGTATACCGGGTATTTTTGTTGCTATTGCGGCTGATCATGCTAAAAATGCTCGATGGCAAGAGTTTGTTATTTTTTTAGGAATCACTTTTGTTGTTGCGCTGATTATTAGAATTGGGAGTAAGTTGCTTCCCTATTTTGATAAATTTCTAGACTGGTTACTGGCTACGCAAATTCCCAAATGGTGGACAGCAACTACAGATAAATTTGGGGCAGAGTATCTCGCTACAATCACAGCAGAATGTCAAGAATACCAGGGACGAGGCTTTAGTGGTGAAGGGTTGGATTTGGAGAATGTGTTTGTCCCTTTAGGCTTTAATTGTGAACAGCCAGTTTATAACCCTCAAGATTTGACGGTTGATGAAGAAACTGAGCTAGAGAAAAATTCGGTTTTTGAACAAACAGAAATTTCTCGAAGTATTGCAGCTCAGAAAGAACCTGAAATTGGCAGTTTGTTGAGAGGAATTACAAACAAAAAATCGGCGTGGCGACGACTGGTTATTTTAGGCGCACCAGGTTCAGGAAAAACCACACTTTTAAGACACATTACTCTTTTGTTTGCACTGCGGAAACAATCAAAATTGTATCGGGGTTTGCCTCAACTTATTCCTGTTTTGTTGCGGTTGAGAGATGTTGCTCCTATTATTGTGGCAGATAGTAATGCTTCTCTGGCGCAAGTAATTGCTAAAGCTAAGAAAGATGAATCATCAAAAACTCAGGATTGGTTTAACAAGCAGCTAAAAGATGGCAAATGTCTGGTAATGTTAGATGGACTTGATGAAATTGCCGACGATGAGCATAGAAAACAGGTAAGCATTTGGGTTTCTCAGCAACTCCAAAGTTATAATAATAAATTACCTGTCATTCTCACGTCGCGGCCACAAGCATACAATCAAGCACCTCTGCCAAATACCCCGGCTTATTTTGTTAGGTCATTTACAACTGAACAGCGCAATGAATTTGTCTACAAGTGGTATTTTAATCTAGAGAAACGGCGAAACTCTGGGAAAGTATCAGAAAAACAACTGCGAAGAAATGCTGAATCTAAAAAAGATGAGTTAGTGCGCCAAATTAACGCAGTTCCTTCTCTGCGCTTAATGGCAACAAATCCGTTGTTACTGGCATTAATTATTAATACTTATAAAGAGAAAACCAGTCTTTCTCCCACTAGAATCGGACTTTATAAACAAGTTTGTGATGTGCTGTTGCAAGGAAGACAATCTATTTCTGGAACTACGCGATATCCACTCAAGCCAGAACAGAAGCAAGAAGCTTTGCAAGCACTCGCTTTGGAAATGACCAAATGCCAAGTACTTCAGTTTACCCTAGATGAGAAAAATCAAGACAGTAATATTTTTCTCGCCAAAGATTTTCTGCAAGAAGAACTAGCTCAGATGGTTGAAGGAGGACAAGAGTTTACACCAGAGGTTTTTATCGAGAAAGATGACCTTGGTGTGCGAGAATTGTTGAGTGATCGCAAACAAGAAAAACTCTATGAATTTACCCATCGAACATTTCAAGAATATTTAACGGCGGTTGAACTTACAAAAGCCGAACATGAACCTGATTTACTAGAAGTTTTTGCGAAAGATAAAAAATACCTGGACTGGTGGAGACAAACTATTTTATTCTATGCAGGTCAGGTCAAAATAGATAAACTAATTGATGCGGCATTAAACAAGCCAACTGTAGAAAACCTCACCCTTGCTTACGAGTGTTTGCAAAATAAGCTCAGAGTTAGTCCAGAGAAGGAGCAGGAACTACTAAGTAAGGTAGAACAGGGATTAAAGTCAAATGACGTAGAAGTTTTTAAGTTAGCCGCATCAGTGCAACTACAAAAACGGCTAAACTATCTCAACGAAGATTGTTTTCTTGGTAGTTCAGAAACCGAAGAACAGCCAGGAGTTAGCATAACAGCAACAGATGAAAAAATCTGGACATTACAAAAAGTCGATGATACTAACATCACTGAAGCAGAATATCGGTTGTTTTTATTAGAACAAAACAACAGTGACACAGACTTAACTCTGGAAATCAACCCAAGTCAGTTAGACTTTGTACAAAGTAATGCGTTTTGTGCATGGTTGAGTGAAAAAACCAGAGAACGATTTGGTGAAGCAGGAATCTGTTATGAACGGGAAACCTCAACAAACACATTCCGCTTAGTTCGGTTTCGCATACCAAAACAGTATCATCAACTCGCCTATTACTTAGCAGCAGGTAAGTGGAGAGAAGCTAATAAAGAAACTGTTAATATTATTCTTCATATAGCCAATAGAGAAAAACAAGGTAGCCTAACACTGAATAATATTAGGCAATTTTCATGTGCAGATATTAAAATAATTGACCACTTATGGGTGCAGTATAGTAGCGGGCGATTTGGTTTCAGCCAACAGAAAAATATTTACCTAGATGTAGGTGGAAGACTACAAGAAAATCGTTCAACTTCGCAATTGGGAAAATTTTTAGCTTATACAATGAAGATAATTAAGCTAGACAAACATACAGATTATACACTAAAGGATAAAGAGGAATATGAAATTTGGTGCCGACTAAGTGATTATGTTGGATGGAGAGATAATAAAATTGTAAAAAACTACTCTCAACTAAGCTTTAATATATCAGCACCTAATGGACACTTACCTTTTTTAGGCAATTTATTACCAATAGTATCTTCAGGTGGTTTAGGATTTGTTGATATTGGTTATAATATTGAGGCACTACTTTTGCGTCTTGAAATTTGTGAATTACACAGTAATGAGAGCTTAGGTTGGGTGAAACAAAGTGAAGCCCAACAATATCAATAA
- a CDS encoding DUF790 family protein: MLPTELLSHRLNGEEIIPKRLKIDDRHLALTNELIACFQAAQGKTQGELEKQLLDLEGDATDYRVKRGLAYIIKSNFCTFEVVSPLEPPMLRERVFALAAKSVASRESTQATLSKIADELSQELEREVLLEQVRTGLYADLSENKILTQFDTPSPVDILNRYNLSQVQGIFYKASQLVLNAHRNVPGEYKLLFRYLKLFQLMAYIEGDADHGFTITVDGPTSLFNPSTRYGLAIAKLIPALLHVTKWSLSATLQTRDVYTDTWKTGRFTLNSECGLVSHYSKGKPYDSMLEASFADKWDALKTDWVLEREVDLIPIPGSVMIPDFRLVHPDGREFLLEIVGYWRPEYLQKKFSQVRRAGCDNLILAISERLNLEKAGVKLNDVPARIVWFKDKLLPKAVLAVMD, translated from the coding sequence ATGTTACCAACGGAGTTACTAAGTCATCGCCTAAACGGAGAAGAAATCATTCCGAAAAGACTGAAGATTGATGATAGACATTTGGCGTTGACTAATGAATTAATTGCTTGTTTTCAAGCAGCACAGGGAAAGACTCAGGGGGAGTTAGAAAAGCAGCTTTTAGATTTAGAAGGTGATGCGACAGATTATCGCGTCAAGCGAGGATTAGCTTATATTATCAAGAGTAATTTTTGTACTTTTGAAGTGGTGAGTCCTTTGGAACCACCAATGTTAAGAGAACGGGTGTTTGCTTTGGCGGCGAAATCTGTAGCCAGCCGAGAATCAACCCAAGCAACTTTAAGCAAAATTGCTGATGAATTAAGTCAGGAATTAGAGCGAGAAGTTTTGTTAGAACAGGTGCGGACTGGGTTGTATGCTGATTTATCAGAAAATAAAATTTTGACGCAATTTGATACACCTTCGCCTGTAGATATTTTAAATAGATATAACTTGTCTCAAGTGCAAGGAATTTTTTATAAAGCGAGTCAATTAGTATTAAATGCTCATCGCAATGTACCAGGGGAATATAAGCTGTTATTTCGCTATTTAAAATTATTTCAACTCATGGCTTATATAGAAGGTGATGCTGACCACGGGTTTACAATTACAGTGGATGGGCCGACGAGTTTATTTAATCCTAGTACACGATATGGGCTGGCGATCGCTAAATTAATTCCGGCTTTACTGCATGTCACCAAATGGAGTCTTTCAGCAACATTACAAACCCGTGATGTTTATACAGATACCTGGAAAACTGGCAGATTTACCCTCAATTCCGAATGTGGTTTAGTATCACATTATTCTAAAGGTAAGCCTTACGATAGTATGCTAGAAGCGTCCTTTGCTGATAAATGGGATGCTTTAAAAACCGATTGGGTATTAGAGCGAGAAGTCGATTTAATTCCTATTCCTGGTAGCGTGATGATTCCTGATTTTCGCTTAGTGCATCCTGATGGACGGGAATTTCTATTAGAAATTGTCGGTTATTGGCGACCAGAATATTTACAAAAGAAATTTTCTCAAGTGCGGCGTGCGGGTTGTGATAATTTGATTTTGGCAATTTCCGAACGGCTGAATTTAGAAAAAGCTGGCGTGAAATTAAATGATGTACCCGCGAGAATTGTGTGGTTTAAAGATAAGTTATTACCCAAGGCTGTGTTAGCAGTAATGGATTAA
- a CDS encoding acetamidase/formamidase family protein codes for MTHHILKATTETVHLGGFSHLLKPALMVNSGDTVDVETFTGYYIYDKAPPEFLTPEFVDICQNLPAERKIAGGPHLLTGPIYVRDAEPGDVLEVRLEVIAPSLPVGFNAIRTGWGALPQQFTQPALRFIPLDLANNIAEFPPNSGIKIPLTPFFGILGVATPQSDRNSIPPGNYGGNIDNRELQAGSRIFLPIYVPGALFSIGDGHSAQGDGEVNVTAIETSMNGRISLTLRKDLSLTTPIAETPTDIITMGFAETLDAALEQALKNMIAFLQDFTNLSAEEAYILCSLAVNFRITQVVNSPHKGVHGMLPKSIFSPKMSL; via the coding sequence ATGACGCATCACATCTTAAAAGCCACCACCGAAACAGTGCATCTTGGTGGGTTCTCCCATTTATTAAAACCAGCACTCATGGTTAATTCTGGCGACACCGTTGATGTCGAAACCTTCACTGGTTACTACATTTACGACAAAGCACCACCAGAATTTCTCACGCCAGAATTTGTGGATATCTGCCAAAATTTGCCAGCAGAACGCAAAATTGCTGGGGGGCCGCATTTACTCACCGGGCCGATTTATGTGCGGGATGCTGAACCAGGGGATGTTTTAGAAGTAAGATTAGAAGTGATCGCTCCAAGTTTACCAGTGGGTTTTAATGCTATTCGTACAGGTTGGGGAGCTTTACCACAACAATTTACCCAACCTGCACTAAGATTCATTCCCCTAGATTTAGCTAATAATATCGCCGAATTTCCCCCTAACAGTGGCATTAAAATTCCCCTCACACCCTTTTTTGGGATTTTGGGTGTCGCCACACCGCAAAGCGATCGCAATTCCATTCCTCCTGGTAACTATGGTGGTAATATCGATAACCGTGAACTCCAAGCCGGTTCGCGGATATTTTTACCGATTTACGTCCCTGGCGCGTTATTTTCCATTGGTGATGGACATTCCGCCCAAGGAGATGGGGAAGTAAATGTTACAGCCATTGAAACTTCAATGAACGGGAGAATTTCTCTCACACTCCGCAAAGATTTATCACTTACAACACCCATCGCCGAAACTCCAACAGACATCATCACAATGGGTTTTGCCGAAACCCTAGACGCAGCCTTAGAACAAGCTTTAAAAAATATGATTGCTTTTCTACAAGATTTCACCAATTTATCAGCAGAAGAAGCATATATTTTGTGTAGTTTAGCTGTAAATTTTCGTATCACCCAAGTTGTGAACAGTCCCCATAAAGGCGTTCACGGGATGTTACCCAAATCAATCTTCTCACCTAAAATGAGTTTGTAA